The genomic stretch aagtattagtggcacaatttcgcaatggtttgcaccctcaacttagtgctgcccttgcatctagtcgattgcctaccatggaagacgccgtacaagtagcatatcaggttgaggaaagtctgaaacgcccatacaaccggagaaattttgcagatactttttctcgaggtactagttccgtttggcaacagtctcctacccaagagaggtcatctagcaaaccacaggctaatgctacatctatggcctcttcacgacctagtcggccgtattctcctcgacatgtctctgaaatgtcatcttcacggcctactcgcccatactcaccccctcggcgtggttcagataaaccttctgattcttcaaaatttacagttcggtactactcatgccatggatttggacatttcagtgctcaatgtcccagccgtttggttgcttttatcgataaggattctcctataccatatattcccaaagagcaacttggttctgacacagttgatttaagagaaagcgtgcaacaggtgaagtcaatgacactcttagtgacgaagaccaacatcctttttatgtcattcgtcatgtgttgaccactcagaaggccactgacaatgaagattggcgccgcagtagtatttttcagactcgtgtgaagtgcaatgatcagttgctaaccttggtcattgatggaggcagttgcactaatgttgtttCTGAAGAcgttgttcgtaagctgggatagaatacagaaccacatcctaatccttacaaggttgcttgggtgaacaacattaatctcaaaatcacagataagtgcttggtcacatattctattggtggatttaaggatacagtccaatgtgatgtcctccctctgaaggtgtgccatatccttcttggtcgaccttggttgtttgataagaaagtacaacattgtggctatgccaatacctatgccttcaagcatgccaacaagattatgaagtttcatcctgccaaagaccttcctgaaattaagctcaagaagatggtgggatcgttcctcattcagcctattccttcagacggtctcctctgccctttccctaactcgacagagtcgagttcttttcagaggaggagagttgatgcagatacggctgccctttcttggttggaccagcatgaccggctttggaagccaagagccaagaagaaccggtccagcccagggtttcggtccaacaagggctggaaataaaattagtagtttacttagtattttatttcatgtttttattttccagacttgaacgtaggagtaggatttacttccttgctttggtttcttttttatagttatttcctagtttaggctagtttccatttcagttaagtttataatttcatgttcctattttcctatatattggctgtaatcgattaaagatttagagagtgattttgaatattgaatgaatgtgttgattGTGATTatcctttttccccctctctactctgatttcccctctcttccctaagttTCTCCATCATGAGATAGCCCAGAAGATTGCATAGCTCCATTGGATGCTCCTAACAGAAAAAGCTAGCTGATTTCTCAGGTGATTTTCTGGTACTCCCTCCTGGTTTTGGAGCCCAGTTGCCATCGCCCAACACATAACCTTGAAGCCTCACTGAAAGATGAGTAGAAGACAGAAGCTCCCCCAAACTCAAGCAAGAAATAAAGGCGTGATTTTGAAGTCGGTTTCTGGCTTTTCTGTTTGATTCTCAACTCCACAAAAAAAGAGAACTCAGAAATATCAATTAAAAATGAGCAGATGACAGGTTTCTATCTTGGGTTTGTGTACGAGGTGGGGGAGCAGTTCAAAATCATGAAACAAGTAGCCCAAATAGATTTATGCCAAGCATTTCTGGTTTTGGAACTATGAAAACCAAGAATACCATTTAAGTAGCTTCAGAGAAAAGAGTAGAAGCAAGAACAACAGAGAGCAGAGAAAAAGGGGATTAGGTGACTCTGGCTCTTTGAAACTCCTCCATTGGTTTGGAGAGTAACAGAAACCACAAAAGCAGATTTTTACAGAAAAATAGTGGATGGTAGTCTTAAATGAACAGGAAAGGAATCCGTTCAAATGGTTCACTTATTTGAGATTGCTTCTTATCATTACTTCTTAACAGCTATAGCCCAGCTGTTTGAAACCCAAGAAGCACAGGGTCCTTTACTCCTTTTTATTGTGGTGACTGGTGAGAGAGGGTATTGAAAAGTCTAGAATGAGCAGCTTCACAGTAACTTTTTTCGTTTGGGAGCTCATAAAGACTAAATTCAACTTATATACATAAAGATTGTGATTTTCTTGTTCATTAAAAAGATACTGAAACAATTGAATtagaggaaaaggagaaaaaaggggggaaataaAACATAACAGCTCATAATAAAATCTCTGTTTCCACTTTCCTGGGAAGTGGGTCTTTATTATTCCACCACAAGAACCAGTCTTTAATGACACAGAGCTCAAAAACCAAATGCTTCCCTTTCAGAAAAGACGTCAAGGAAAAGGGGATTTGTAGCATTTCGTCTTGATCTTGGAATCTGAAACGTAACCCAACAAATcaaatttagggaaaaaataaagaagataaaaagaataAGAACAGGAAGGGTTAGATAGATCAGAGAATGCAATCTTATCAGTGAAATCACTGAAGCTCAGTTGAGAGCTTGTGAATGCTTTTAAGTATCAAAAGATTCTTTGAGAGTGTTACAGAGGAAGCAGAGAGAGGTCCACACTCCACACTCCACGCTCCACGCTCCACGCTCCACGCTCCACGCTCCACGCTCCACGCTCCACAGGGAATGTGTTTTGTAGTTTCAAAGGTCACATGAAGGATTTTGAGCCAAAAAAAAGGGCAGAGTTGCACAGCCATCATATGACTTCCTTCAACTAATAACTTAACccctaagaaataacaaagactaACAACTAAAgtggaaactaatgaaaaaggaaacagacTAGTCAATCCCATATGCAACCATAATACCCCTaatttaggcccataaaagaggcctattacactcaaaacacatgggatcaaaggcccaatatgtAGAACCTAACCCTAGGCTtcttcctaataaaacaagccttgGTGATGAATCTGCGTCAGAATTCCTACATTCATCTCATTGGCCGAATTTTATCCTGAAACTAGCACGGGTATATCGAGAATTAGTCCCAAAGCAACAAAGGTTATCAATCGGTAACAAAAATAAGCATATCTTAATAGGATTTGCTggaaattagaagaagaaaagcaagGATCAATGGATTTAAGAACAAAGGATGCTTCAAAGAATCGAATAAAGACATCATCAAGACATTATCAAGAATTTAACCATTGGTCAAGAATACCAATAATAGCCTGATAACTTAAGAGTATCAAATCTGTGACAGAAGTTCATTAAGTGCCTTCATTTTCCTGTTATATATGTCCTTCATTTAGTATCTATTCTTCTTGGTTGCAGGTGAGTTAAAAGTTCGCAAGCCTCGTGCCAAGTATAGTGCAGAACCCCATAATATACATGGGCAGAGAGCTGTGATCCTTTGGTTTAGATCTTTGAAAAGGACAATCCCAATATCTTATTCCCTTGCAGTTTCTTTTCTTGCTTGTCATATTGCGAGGGAGGCTATCCTACCAACAGATATATTTAAGTGGTCTCTTGAAGGGAAGCTTCCTTATTTTTCTGCTTTTGTGGACATTGAGAAATGCATTGGACATCCTTCATCGGCTTGCCCATTAAGTTCAAGTTTTATGTTCAGGCCTTTAAAAGCTGTTGGCATACGCAGATTAGAATCACTGGCGGCCGCTGTTGCCCAGTCTATTGGTCTACAACTTCCTCCTGTGAACTTCCATGCAATAACGAACCGCTATCTGAAAGAGCTATCCCTTCCAATTGAAAAGATTTTTCCACATGTTTGTCGTATTTACGAGTGGTTGATGCCTCCTGAATTATGGTTGTCAGCAAATCAGTTCAGGCTCCCAACTTATGTTTGTGTAATGTCGATATTAATTGTGGCAATAAGGATTCTATATAATGTTCAGGGCTTTGGGATTTGGGAAAAAAGTTTATCTGGTTCAAGTGTGTCTTCTTTTTCCTGCGATCAGGTGAGTACCTCAACCTTGCATGTGCTAAAAAGATGGATAATGACAGAAGAGAGCTTTTTTCCCACTGATATGCTTTAAAATGGTATGAAACAGGTTAGAAGCTTTTCTGCAGTTCAGAAATCTGAGTTGGACACAGAAGCACTTCTCCATGGCCTTGAAGCAACATATGACAATATTTCTGACTCGTACGGTAACTCCTTGCAATGCATTTTTTACTATTTGAAGCCTTATTTTCAACATGTATGAACTAGAGCAATGCCATTAAGTAGTGGAAACACACTATGGACAGTGCCGCTttcaagggttttttttctttcctttttttttttttttttttttttatatttgtaatATTTTATCAGGGATGCTTAGAAATATTACCCTTGTTTTGTTGGCAGAGTACTCAAAAAATCTGAAGGCATATCTCAAATATAGTAAGGATATTGTCTTTGCTGGGATAGCACCATCCTTTGAGGATAatgaggaagagaagataaTAGAACAGTTATGGGATTTTTATGAGAATCAAGAGGTGATGTGTGGCAGCTATTGATTTTCTTTATGTTTTAAAGTGTTGATCTCAATTCTAACTCATGTACTTTCTTCAAGTggaattttgtttcattttcagATTTTTCCTCCTCTAAGACAGACTGCAAAAGTATCTCATTTTATGTAGTTCCAAGTAAATTTATCTACTAGACTTGGGGAAGATAGGTTTTGAAATATGTCatatataacatataaaaatgtTCCTGCATTTTCAGCCCAATTAAAATGAGAAATTACTGTCATTTGATCTTGCACCTAAGGTGTTGGCTAGGAGCTTGCAACATTTTTTGTCAACTAGAAGAGTACAAACGACAAAACAAAGGGAGGgagtaaaaaaggaaaagcagGGGAATGATGAATTACTTCGTGATTTCATCAAATGAGAGAGACAACGTCTACCCTTCTCCATCATAGTCACAGTAAAATCTGTTAAAAAATGATGTCACTTTAAAGTACAAAGAGATTTAGGTTGATGGTGCTTGACTCTTTTCTCGTGGATGAATAATATTGAATGAAAATTAGAGAATTTTAGGGACTAAGtggttctaagttcgactcttcttacctcattggggccactcacacagggtgtttagtgctcttcattgctttcggtgaaagttgaatggttctcattcaaccctggtatgacccggtTCATGTAGTTGtcgggtcagtatgggcctgcgAGACTGgagtgagagagagacttaAGAAGTGCTGACATTGGTGTAAGGGGGATCCTTCAAGTTGGGTATTCGCAACTTGGATTTGATCTGTTGAAGAAGTGTTGACATTGGGTTGATTGAACAAAAGAAGTCTTAGGACTTGCTATTAGAGTGGACTTTGAAAGAATGGATGGATCTATTGGTGAAGAATGGTAGTTGTTTTTGCATGCTTCATAGTTGATggatttattactttctttgtcttcttcttgtTATGCATATTTGGTTTCATGTATATTACTCGTTTTGTTTTTCTGGCCGTATTTATATCTTGTGTTCAGTTGGGTGCGGTTCAGTCTTTTTGGTTCTTTTAGTCGCTTGAAGCATTGTGTTCTCTTTTTTGTGAAGGTATATGGggatttctccttttttagGCAATGTGCATGATTGCATGCTGAATATATAAGTTCTGAATTTttgcaaaaacaaagaaaaaagtgaTTACTCAATATGATATGCACTAAACAACATGAGACTTGCACAGAAATTCCACAATTATCATGTATTACCAATCAATGTATTTACACCAGCTACTCAAAAGCTCCCTTGTAAATTTCAGGATTCTGAAACATTAGTTGGATCAGCTGTTGGATGCAAAAACGGTTTGAACCAGAAAAGATCGAAATGTGATGAAGGCTCTATTAATGGCTTGTCTGCGGAAAACAAGAAACCCAGAGATAAAGGATGCAATGACTGTACATGCATGCATCATAGTAAACAAGGAGATGATCAAGGAAATCAAAGTCTGGATGCTGATAATTGCTCTCTAAGTTCACAGGAACAAAATTCAGTTTCTGGTGGTTGTACATGTGCAGGAACTCCTAAGGATAGAGCCCTTAGACGGATGAAAGCAAACATGGAGGATAACAGGTTCTTATACATCCCCCCAAGGGTCAATCTCAAAAGATTTGACTATCTTCAATATGTGAGGAAGAACGATGCTGGTACTAGGACTTATGTTGCACATGCTGATTACTACATTCTGCTTCGTGCTTGTGCAAGGGTTGCCCAAGTTGATATTCGCTATATGCATGTTGGGGTTTTGATTCTTGAGAAGTCACTAGCACAGGTTGAAAACCGAATTGATCAATGTTTGAATTTAAGACCTCCAGAACTTGATTCGCTGGGGTCTTGATTCATATGTATTTGTTCCAGACCATCTTCTGGTTGTTTTTGGGGAAAGCAATGATTGCAATCAGATGTTCAGACTGTGAACCTACAGTTGGGCTGTTCATGCTTCAGCTACAGTGTTCCAGTTGCTGTATTTGTTGGCAATCCTCAACTAGTGCTGGTACTCTCTCTCAACTTTCGGTTTTTTCATATCCTGCTTATTGCTTCATTTTTCTTGGTTGGTGCAATTTGTCTCCTTGCTGCATCCAGCtatgcttttttattttccattcaaCCTAGAAAATTTGCATGTTTCTTGAAGCTTGTGTATTGGCTTCATAGAACATAATTGCTCCTTTGGGGCATTCATTAAATGTTAGCATATTTTTTCAGAGAACTAAAAACCACATATGGAAGGACCTTAAAGCCTCACATTGCATATTGAGTAATTATCAACTAATTATTGGATAAATTTATTTCCTCCTGGTCTATAAATGATATATTTGGAATGCCTCGACTTTATAAAAACCATGCATGGACTGTTCATCGTTGGTTTGCTATACATGTAATTATCTTAATCAAGCAAAGTTGATTCTTATATGTCGTGTGTTCGTGCAACATCATATTATGCTAATTATATCTTAATCTAGTTGATCCCTTTGGATGATGAGTATCTTGTGTCTTGATGCAAATTTTTCTTTGCAGGAAATACTTAAATGTTTTTGTGAAACTGGACGGTTTTCGGCCTATCTTCCTCTTCTCGGGAATGGAGCCAGCTAGTCTATGACAAACTAGAGAGAACAATTCCAGGTTGTAAGACTGATGGAGAAAGTCCAATCAGTTTCCAAGGGTGAGGCTGCTTGGGCCATGAATCATTTTGTTAATCAACTCAATTCATTCGCTCTTACTTATTATTCGATGCAACTTTGCTTTTGcatttgctttcttctttgattttccttctgTCTTTTGAATCGGGTCCCTGCTGTGGGACAAAAGAGCTGAGGGAGAAACAACATGAGGAAGAGAAGGCCTTATATTCCCAGACTTCATCTACTTCATAGCAGAGTCTGttattattttacttatttatttattattttttttggggggggggtgtggggggtttTGTACAGTAAGCTATGGACACCTTGGAGCAAATTTTTTGAAGTGAGGACGACTTATCAGAAATGTCTAATGTTCAGATACTGGttacaacttcaattttttattttttatttttattttaatttatttaatttattaaaattttttttttgaggaaaaaaTTGTGTATGATATTCCTCTTTTTGCAAGGTGGTATGATTgttagcctctctctctctctctctctctctcattcattcaTAGCGGGGATTGCTGTACTAAGTGATTAATTATGGCCAATTGCTCTTAGGGTGGCTCTTTACTGGATGCAGAGTTCATGAGGATGAGATCTCTATTGCTGCAACTAGGGTGAAATGGGGAGCATATTGGCTCTGGCCTACCCATTGTCATCCCTAGTTAAACTGGGAAAGTTGAAATCAGAGGTGTTTCTGGGTTGTTATCTGGTCTGATTTTTAGAACCATCCACATGGAAATAGTTTTCCTTGTTACCTTGAAAGAAGTTTCAAGCTCTAAATTTGGGATCTCTGTATTGAGTTTTGCCTGCTTCTTTGCTTCTCTAGGTGTATCATATATTCCAGTAAACAAAGCTTCTTCAGGGTTCAGACATCAAAATAGAATTCAAGCTAGCAAAACCTTTAATTGATCTGCAAATGAGATCACAGTTTTCAAGGACACCTCGATCTCCTCTTTGACAGGCACAATAGCATCTCTcctcttaaaaataaaataaaataaaataaaataaaataaaaatcatgagGATTTTTCCAACCCTTCAATAATTTCTGATTTGGCTTGAATCATGGGCATATATGATTATTTAATTCTGAGGACATCTGTTTAACCTTTAGAAGCCCAATGCCTTGAGAAGTGAAGGAAGAGTAATGCCAACGCAGCTGATTTCCATGTAGTGGACCAAGGGATCCCATATATTCCTGTTCGAAAGAGCCCTTTGAGGAAGGGCAAGAAGGTGAGCACCATCCATGCACAGCAAATGATCTCCCCTATCCCCAACCAAGATCCATCAACAATGGCCATGAAGAGTGCAGTCAAGTTCACAAACAGAAGAATAGTTGGTGGCATGAAGATTGGCGAGTCATTGAAGGTAAACCGGCCATGATCGGCGTCTGCATCAGAACCCTGGATGGAGGTGACTTGGTTATCTTTTGGTGTAACTTCGAAAATATTCTCTGAAAGACCTACCAACTTGGGAAAGAAACTTAGGCATCCAAACAAGCATGCAGTTGTGGTGGTTATCCATGACATTCTCACGTTGTTCCACCATGTTCGGATTGAGAGCCGACATTGGATGTACTCTGATAGAGTGTAGAGTTTATAAATGATGAAGAGTGCACTTGGGATGAATATAGCTGGTTCAGAGACCTGTAAAGACACCATCTTCATATGTTAAAATGTATAGTAAGAACAATAGTACCTTGGTCTTCTCCTTGAGGATAGGCAATGAGACCCCTCATTATATTGTTTCTTTCTGATTGTGAATGGTTGGCTCCCTCCCTCTTGCTATGTGGCAAATTTGAATGGGCTTGAGTAGGCCCATGTAATAGAAAAcctcaaattcaaatttcaccCATTTGAAAAGTTTTTCTAAATCCAGATCCAATATTTGCTACATGGCAAATTGGATAGTGTTGAAATTGTGGATTCTAAGGGCTTGCTCATATGTCTAGTTTCAGATGGAGTTAGCTAGGTGGAAATATAAAAAGCTGAAATTTTCTAATAAGAAAATTGACGGTTGAAAATACAAGGGAGGGTGAATGATTGAATGTAAATCTAAAATTTGATGTGGTGAACAGTGTAGATCATTTGCTAGATTTCCATACATTCGAAATTGCCACATCACATCGGTCAATGTTGATTCATGATTCAAATCGGGCTGAATCAGTAGCAATTGGTCGAAAATGGAACAAAATTGACTGAAATTGATTCTGATATGAATCAGCCAATTCATCTATACGATTCTcgatttttaaaacccaaaTAAAAATGCCAGAACCCTAATAAGTAATAAGAAATGGACAGAAAATGGCTGGACCCTATGCTCTTCTAGCTTGTATCTGATGTGCCACAGCATTGTAGGCTATATAGTAGCAAGTGGAAATTCAAGGAATTGGACTTGAAAATTTACCGTAGGAAGGAAATGGGTGTTGGTGAAGATACTGTATGCAGGTAATAGAGCATAGAAGAACTCAGGTAAAGAACGTGGTCCCCATAGCAGTAAGTAAAAATAGGCCAAGCATTGTCTGAATCGGAGCTTTGCAGTGATAGTAGCAAGGAGGGGACTTCTGCTGCTGAAGAGGATCTCTAAAAAGCCAGTGACCCATCTTGTCATTTGGATCATGATTACGGGTCCACCCGTCGGTGCACACCCAAGAAATGCTGGAGAGTCCAAATCTGAGTATACGGATCTCCACCCCCTTGCATGAATTCTGATTCCTGTTAGTAAGTCTTCTGTAGTTGATCCATAGACCAAACCCGCCTGCCAAAAGAGAGAATACCCATAGTAAATTGTTTGAACATATTGTTAACAAATGAAATTGGATTGAGTTTTTCTGAGACCACAGTGAAGCATTACAATGGGGAGTCACATCTGGATCGTCCCATTGTTTATCTGTGCAGGAAAACTTTGAAATTGTATATATGGGTGGGTCGGAATCGGACCTGGGTCCTGATCCATTCATAAGGATATTGTTAGCTGAATGGATGAAGCCCACTCTCTCAATCTCCACTTCcatgaaagaaaattaattaaaccttaaaaaTTGCAATTTTATTACCTTTGTACCCCAATCAGTCTTGTACTCATAAGCTGAACCTGCAACATGGATTGCTGCATCGATGCAGCTTGAAAGATTGAGAGGACGATTTATGCTGTTATTTGTCCCGTATAATATTTGAGCTGCTGATTTTGCAAATTCTTTTGAATCTCCAAATTTTGTTTGTAGTGATTCTAGCGATTTTCCTTGCAAAAAGCAATTGTCAAAACCAAGCTTTAGgaaatttatataaatatataaggTGAGAGAATCTCGTCGGTCTGGCATAGGAAACATTAGACCTGTAGACCAGTGGGAGGACACATAAGAATATATTTAACTAAAGTTAGGGGAAGAATAGCACGGTCTTTTGTGCCTTGCATAGTCTAGGTGTTTCATGTGTCAGACTGGaagttctttttcccaaatatataataggaaaaaagaatgttGCCCGGCAGGTGGTAGCGGCCCACTACGCCCTCTCACATGGGCCAGTGAAATGATCACCTTGCCCTCCCCTCGGAGGCTTATGCGTATGCTCCCATTACGCCCAAACATAACTGGGCATAGGGAAAACTAGTCTGACATGGTTCTTTGTGCAAAAATCCTCTACAAGAAGACAGTAAGCGGTAGTGAGGATTCAATGGCTAAGGTGCATGTCGAGGCCCTTTCAGCCGTTGGATCATCACTGCCACTCACCTCTCATTGCAGAGGATTTGAATCAGGttctttatcccttttttttttggtgaaagttcTTTCTTCATGATTAAGGGAATAATTTTTGTCAACAAAATGGCGAACTGAAAAATTGTAAGCTTCATGTAATTGTTTTAactgaaaaaacagaaaaaaactcatttatttAATGTAGTATTTGATATATggataaaaaaacattttcaaaaagtTGAAAATGATAATACAcattctccctctctccccatCCCAAGCAATAGACACGACCATGCAAGTgatccaaactcaaaattttctaactaatccatttaaaaaaacaataaaaatgacCTAAatccattaaataaaaaaattaattaaaagataaataaatttgaATGTATATCTATTAATTtagattttgaaaagatttactTAATCCTCAAAATGACTTAATCCTCCAGTATCCTATaatgaaaacaaaattgaacTTCCTATAATACATCAACATCACTTCTATGCAAAGCTCCCAAGAGGACCCACACTACAACCACCATCGACACTTGCTGAGGACCCACCTCTGCAACCGTGACCCCACCCCTGCTTATTCTCTATTTCCCTATTTCTTAATGAAAAAAACCTCCTCTTAAATAAACGCTTACGTATTCCTATTTTTGTCTATCCTTAGCAGTATCCGATTGATTGATTCCGAAGATTTgccaaaatttggaaacaagGGACAAGGCCAAAACTGGGATAAAGAAATCACGGGTTGAGATTCTAAATTTCTCCTATAGTCAAACAAGAACTTGTTTAAGAATTTGaattaaatatgatttgtttttaagaatttgaatttgatgaaGATGGATGAGAACTCCTTATGAGATAGAATTAAAAAATTCCCATGCCTCCAAGAGTGATGAAGTAACAACTTTAACTTTAAAGAAAGAGACAAATAGtggaacaaaaaatggaaaaaagggcTTAGGAGAGAGCGTGTTTGACACAAATACCTCAGGAATATGGGTGCGTCCATGGGGGTTTTGCAGTAAAAAcatagggagaaagagaagaagaggcaaGGTCAGGGTTGCAAAGGTGGGTTGGCAGCAAGGTGGGGACGACGGTGATGGTGTGTTTATAGAGGTGGGAAAGAACAACTTTATTTCGGTGAAGGGAAAGAACAACTCTTGGTAGCTTAGAATTTAGGGAgtcatattttctctctcctcatttaatagatatCATATTCATGTATCATGGATGTTCTCGTACATTCATTTACAT from Macadamia integrifolia cultivar HAES 741 chromosome 14, SCU_Mint_v3, whole genome shotgun sequence encodes the following:
- the LOC122061576 gene encoding TATA box-binding protein-associated factor RNA polymerase I subunit B, whose translation is MVDGLTCHACGNVEFDNSDGFYYCRRCGSQADDIMETGVADEDFMDVGNAHGAIYLSSNRRPTQRQHQHQLQHQHHSVVKTEPFNNFLPSSHSQSQSQSHFWRSLTQTDNHYSNKSIKREEPDVEESKPSVPYDFGSTPTDLAPSPEQYCSEIRIRYVMGIQLMIQFQCQALVDHFSVSPLICGLAGVIWMRLVAASRVFDDGWADKVIEDSEISQIEGELKVRKPRAKYSAEPHNIHGQRAVILWFRSLKRTIPISYSLAVSFLACHIAREAILPTDIFKWSLEGKLPYFSAFVDIEKCIGHPSSACPLSSSFMFRPLKAVGIRRLESLAAAVAQSIGLQLPPVNFHAITNRYLKELSLPIEKIFPHVCRIYEWLMPPELWLSANQFRLPTYVCVMSILIVAIRILYNVQGFGIWEKSLSGSSVSSFSCDQVRSFSAVQKSELDTEALLHGLEATYDNISDSYEYSKNLKAYLKYSKDIVFAGIAPSFEDNEEEKIIEQLWDFYENQEDSETLVGSAVGCKNGLNQKRSKCDEGSINGLSAENKKPRDKGCNDCTCMHHSKQGDDQGNQSLDADNCSLSSQEQNSVSGGCTCAGTPKDRALRRMKANMEDNRFLYIPPRVNLKRFDYLQYVRKNDAGTRTYVAHADYYILLRACARVAQVDIRYMHVGVLILEKSLAQVENRIDQCLNLRPPELDSLGS